A genome region from Firmicutes bacterium CAG:345 includes the following:
- a CDS encoding mATE efflux family protein (product inferred by homology to UniProt), which translates to MEKSLEESEFLGKEKISKILLKLAPPVMLAQLISALYNIVDSLFVGRLSNDALTALGVIYPLQWVIMALSVGTGVGVNAYMDHKFAQGKTEEANKAAGVGIILEILEWALFSLLIVLVIKPFVNFTINTEQAIGDAIIYGYIVCCGSIFQFLDGTFSKVHQSKGNMIVPMIAQLTGAIINIILDPILIFGLGPIPKLGVAGAGFATVIGQFVTCLITGVKGFRKPPALKEFHHYAKRIFHYGYSYIVSQALASVYIIVLNFILGGFSDAGVTVLGLYYKMQSFFFIPIGGLQTCVVPIISYNHAINNSLRIKKTMNYSYLIAILFMVIGVFCFLVIPDKCILLFSKDAEVMKVGVVAFRIIGCSFFSAVFSLMTPVFFQSIGEGKKGLLISLTRQIFCLIPIFYLFSLIGLDYTWIAFPISETVAGIVGIILYHNILKKWGVSAFTKKEEKND; encoded by the coding sequence ATGGAAAAAAGTCTTGAAGAATCAGAATTTCTTGGAAAAGAAAAAATAAGTAAAATTTTGTTAAAACTAGCACCACCGGTTATGCTAGCGCAGTTGATATCAGCTTTATACAATATTGTTGATAGCCTTTTTGTTGGAAGATTATCTAATGATGCTCTGACAGCTTTAGGTGTTATCTATCCTTTGCAGTGGGTTATTATGGCTTTATCGGTGGGAACTGGTGTTGGTGTCAACGCCTATATGGATCATAAATTTGCTCAGGGAAAAACTGAAGAAGCTAATAAAGCAGCCGGGGTAGGTATTATTCTTGAAATTTTGGAATGGGCTTTATTTTCTTTGCTCATTGTTTTAGTTATAAAACCCTTTGTCAATTTTACAATTAATACAGAGCAGGCGATTGGTGATGCGATAATCTATGGTTATATTGTCTGTTGTGGTTCTATCTTTCAATTCCTGGATGGAACATTTAGTAAAGTCCATCAGTCTAAAGGAAATATGATTGTTCCGATGATTGCTCAACTTACTGGTGCAATTATTAATATTATTTTGGATCCTATTTTGATTTTTGGCTTAGGACCAATTCCTAAACTTGGAGTAGCCGGTGCTGGATTTGCAACAGTTATCGGTCAATTTGTCACTTGTTTAATCACAGGTGTTAAAGGCTTTAGAAAACCACCTGCTTTAAAAGAGTTTCATCATTATGCTAAAAGAATTTTTCATTATGGATATTCATATATAGTTTCGCAAGCTTTGGCTTCGGTATATATTATTGTTTTAAATTTTATATTGGGTGGCTTTTCCGATGCTGGAGTAACAGTACTTGGTCTTTATTACAAGATGCAGAGTTTCTTTTTTATTCCGATTGGTGGTCTTCAGACTTGTGTTGTGCCAATTATCAGCTATAATCATGCGATAAATAATTCTTTAAGAATTAAAAAGACCATGAATTATTCGTATTTAATAGCTATTTTATTTATGGTTATCGGTGTTTTCTGCTTTTTGGTCATTCCCGATAAATGTATACTTTTATTCAGTAAGGATGCTGAAGTTATGAAAGTTGGTGTGGTGGCATTTAGAATAATTGGTTGTAGTTTCTTTTCCGCTGTTTTTTCACTTATGACACCGGTTTTTTTCCAATCTATCGGTGAAGGGAAAAAAGGGTTATTGATTTCTTTGACCAGACAAATATTTTGCTTAATTCCTATTTTTTATCTATTTTCTTTAATAGGTCTTGATTATACATGGATTGCTTTTCCAATATCAGAAACTGTAGCAGGTATTGTTGGTATAATTTTATATCATAATATTTTGAAAAAATGGGGAGTTTCAGCTTTTACAAAAAAGGAAGAGAAAAATGATTGA
- a CDS encoding cupin domain protein (product inferred by homology to UniProt), whose translation MIDFKDIEETVINNFYGGKGDIYCRMFKDENGKILVSRVPAKSSIGLHKHEYNSEIVYVISGEIKCILDGKEEIVKKGQCHYCPKGHSHEIINEKDEECCTFNVVL comes from the coding sequence ATGATTGATTTTAAAGATATAGAAGAAACAGTGATAAATAATTTTTATGGTGGAAAAGGTGATATCTATTGCCGAATGTTTAAAGATGAAAATGGAAAAATCTTAGTCTCGAGAGTTCCGGCTAAAAGCAGTATTGGTCTTCATAAACATGAATATAATTCTGAAATAGTATATGTTATTTCAGGCGAAATTAAATGTATTCTCGATGGAAAAGAAGAAATAGTAAAAAAGGGACAATGCCATTATTGTCCCAAGGGTCATTCTCATGAAATAATCAACGAAAAAGATGAAGAATGCTGTACTTTTAATGTTGTACTATAA
- a CDS encoding tetR (product inferred by homology to UniProt) yields MNTYRNSIRTKNNIRKAFAELLKENKVVEKITVKDLIERADISKSTFYLHYRDIYDIIEEMENEVLDVIEEALNKAYLDNSTSFMPYLNLIFELLKNNEEQYRLIMTAKYPVLFMDKLKKMIYSKVIEDKTLTALSKNPDIKKAEVNMMINGILHLVLDYMRDKIDLTLDQIFETINALLIRISILDN; encoded by the coding sequence ATGAATACATATAGAAATTCAATTCGCACAAAAAACAATATTCGTAAAGCTTTTGCTGAATTATTAAAGGAAAATAAAGTTGTTGAAAAAATAACAGTAAAGGACCTTATTGAAAGGGCTGATATTTCTAAAAGTACTTTCTATTTACACTATAGAGATATTTATGACATTATCGAAGAAATGGAAAATGAAGTACTTGATGTTATTGAAGAAGCTTTGAATAAAGCCTATTTAGATAATTCCACCTCATTTATGCCTTATTTAAATTTGATATTTGAACTTCTTAAGAATAACGAAGAACAATATCGCTTGATAATGACTGCTAAATACCCTGTTTTATTTATGGACAAACTAAAAAAGATGATTTATTCAAAAGTTATCGAAGATAAAACATTAACCGCTTTATCGAAAAATCCTGATATAAAAAAAGCAGAAGTCAACATGATGATCAATGGAATTCTCCATTTAGTTTTGGATTATATGCGTGATAAAATCGATCTTACATTAGATCAAATTTTTGAAACCATCAATGCCTTGTTAATTAGAATTTCAATTTTGGATAATTAA
- a CDS encoding putative uncharacterized protein (product inferred by homology to UniProt) — translation MKVLEVNNLTKDYGSGRGVFDVSFSVSKGEVYGFLGPNGAGKSTTIRHIMGFSKPDSGETKIFDKNTFNKYYELLNKVGYIPGEIALPSGLTGYEFLKMMQDLQHIHNQARLDEMLNLFKLEPNVLNGETKRMSLGVKRKLAVVTAFMHDPEVLILDEPTSGLDPVMQEVFIKFIENEKKRGKTILLSSHIFSEVDATCDRIGIIKDGKIVSEFVANDLKHSAIKTYRLTFNNLEDYQRFLNDKENVSVVNILKSNPEKKRILVSTNDSDINKAISIFSRYELDEFSNRKETLEDYFMKFYKEEKDFKKGAL, via the coding sequence ATGAAAGTACTTGAAGTAAATAATCTTACAAAAGACTATGGTTCAGGCCGAGGAGTTTTCGATGTATCATTCTCAGTTTCTAAAGGAGAGGTTTATGGCTTTTTAGGTCCTAATGGTGCTGGTAAATCAACAACTATTAGGCATATCATGGGTTTTTCTAAGCCAGATAGTGGTGAAACAAAAATATTTGATAAGAATACCTTTAATAAGTATTATGAGCTATTAAATAAAGTGGGATATATTCCTGGTGAAATCGCTCTTCCTTCGGGATTAACTGGTTATGAATTTTTGAAAATGATGCAAGATTTGCAACATATTCATAATCAAGCTAGACTTGATGAAATGTTGAATCTATTTAAACTTGAACCAAATGTCTTAAATGGTGAGACAAAAAGAATGAGTTTAGGTGTCAAAAGAAAACTTGCTGTTGTAACAGCATTTATGCATGATCCAGAAGTTTTAATTCTTGATGAACCGACCAGTGGGCTTGATCCAGTCATGCAGGAAGTGTTCATCAAATTTATTGAAAATGAAAAGAAAAGAGGAAAGACAATTCTCTTGTCCAGCCATATTTTCTCTGAAGTTGATGCTACTTGCGATCGTATTGGAATCATTAAAGACGGAAAGATTGTCTCTGAATTTGTCGCTAATGATTTAAAGCATTCAGCAATTAAAACTTATAGATTGACATTTAATAATCTTGAAGACTATCAAAGATTTTTAAATGATAAAGAAAATGTTAGTGTTGTCAATATTTTAAAATCAAATCCAGAAAAAAAGAGAATATTAGTTTCAACTAATGATAGTGATATCAATAAAGCGATCTCTATTTTCTCCCGTTACGAATTAGATGAATTCTCTAATCGTAAAGAGACTTTGGAAGATTACTTTATGAAGTTCTATAAAGAAGAAAAAGATTTCAAGAAAGGAGCCTTATAA
- a CDS encoding aBC transporter ATP-binding protein (product inferred by homology to UniProt): protein MSVIELRNLTKDYGDHRGIFDLTLNIEKGEMVGFVGTNGSGKTTTIRSIMGFIEPSCGTVKVNGLEAWDHSSEYVKHVGYVPGEIAFPDLATGTEFLKSQASFLNMKSMDYANELIEKLQLDPRANLKRMSKGMKQKTALVAALMNNPDIILLDEPTTGLDPLMRDAFLEIIKNEHQKGKTIFMSSHMFEEMEETCDRVALINDGRIIDIADMHQIHNRPVRDFKIEFKKHDDFLKFETLPIVILRKQEQYNQVTIRIDKKKMTSLFRILTEYDVKFIAEVKYTLERHFNEIIHSKLEKENN, encoded by the coding sequence ATGAGTGTTATCGAGTTAAGAAACTTAACAAAAGATTATGGTGATCATCGTGGAATTTTTGATTTGACCCTCAATATTGAAAAAGGGGAAATGGTTGGATTTGTCGGAACTAATGGATCAGGTAAAACAACGACAATCAGAAGTATTATGGGTTTTATTGAACCATCTTGTGGAACGGTAAAAGTCAATGGACTAGAAGCTTGGGATCATTCAAGTGAATATGTTAAACATGTTGGTTATGTTCCTGGAGAAATCGCTTTTCCTGATTTAGCTACCGGAACAGAATTCTTAAAAAGTCAAGCTAGCTTTTTAAATATGAAAAGTATGGATTATGCTAATGAATTGATTGAAAAATTACAATTGGACCCAAGAGCTAATCTAAAAAGAATGAGTAAGGGTATGAAACAAAAAACAGCTTTGGTTGCTGCTTTGATGAATAATCCTGACATAATTCTTCTCGATGAACCAACAACTGGACTTGATCCTTTGATGCGTGATGCATTTTTGGAAATAATAAAAAATGAACATCAAAAAGGAAAGACAATCTTCATGAGTTCTCATATGTTTGAAGAAATGGAAGAAACCTGTGATAGAGTTGCTTTAATCAATGATGGAAGAATCATCGATATTGCCGATATGCATCAAATTCATAATAGGCCTGTTCGTGATTTTAAAATTGAATTTAAAAAGCATGATGATTTCTTAAAATTTGAAACACTTCCAATAGTGATATTGAGAAAGCAAGAACAATATAATCAAGTTACTATCCGCATAGATAAAAAGAAAATGACTTCGTTATTCCGAATATTAACGGAATATGATGTTAAGTTTATCGCGGAAGTCAAGTACACTTTGGAACGTCATTTTAATGAAATAATTCATTCAAAATTAGAAAAGGAGAATAATTAA
- a CDS encoding putative membrane protein (product inferred by homology to UniProt), protein MFSKALFKQSCKANGVMWSIITAAVCFMLACVMLISGSGNISDIKNSVEDTIIVETIDSNMDKQALTFYERANQGTKLFDNSFVLEYKNEFLANKEKADEYSQKVDAWLVTMPVQTNYTNMQEYLLAMQNWQQNVPAYEENSVEMYYIGLVSQWLEQAPKSSDFESTEAYQKALAAWNNNKPTSLYATYAMVAKEKISEVYLAAVKDVQDQALVEAKKLDEKNDENSSAYKEIMGSMLFAINPGSNFDSMYEEYEPGSTPKEDYDVATLVQNITVSDLVNWAKGEEASDIKTYLNSDTRKDYRIERTQYATPILLAGNLTSEETTQKMLIALNEFGVTKEKYDSFGYTYEGVKKSTTTSIIAYQARLDYEISLINRDDYQTEEAYNAAVLEATNKLQTELSNGLLDALPSEVSDAIEEIGKMDLYALIVGSIFFKMAGLLLPIIYIIMVSNNLISGQVDSGSMPYVLSTSTKRKEVTFTQACYLIGSLFLMMCATTITSCICFAFVDPSVTELTYGELILLNLGAFITLFAISGINFLTSCWFDRSKRSMALGGGFSMFFLVATMLGLFGSQVIPSVVRLDALNNFNYVSLITLFDSVSIISGTTTFIWKLAILFVIGLVGYVIGSIRFKKKDLPL, encoded by the coding sequence ATGTTTAGTAAAGCGTTATTTAAACAATCATGCAAAGCTAACGGCGTAATGTGGTCGATAATTACCGCTGCTGTCTGCTTCATGTTAGCTTGCGTAATGTTGATCAGTGGTTCAGGAAATATTTCTGATATAAAAAATTCGGTCGAAGATACGATAATTGTTGAAACAATTGATTCCAATATGGATAAGCAAGCATTAACTTTCTATGAAAGAGCCAATCAAGGTACAAAATTATTTGATAATAGTTTTGTTCTTGAATATAAAAATGAATTTTTAGCCAATAAAGAAAAGGCTGATGAATATTCTCAAAAAGTTGATGCTTGGTTAGTTACAATGCCAGTTCAAACAAATTATACTAATATGCAAGAATATTTATTAGCTATGCAAAATTGGCAACAAAATGTTCCAGCATATGAAGAAAATTCAGTCGAAATGTATTATATTGGACTTGTATCTCAATGGCTTGAACAAGCACCAAAGTCTAGTGATTTTGAAAGTACTGAAGCTTATCAAAAAGCTTTAGCTGCTTGGAACAATAATAAACCTACTTCTTTATATGCTACTTATGCAATGGTTGCTAAAGAAAAAATTTCTGAAGTTTATTTAGCAGCAGTAAAAGATGTCCAAGATCAAGCTTTAGTCGAAGCTAAAAAATTAGATGAAAAAAATGATGAAAATTCATCAGCTTATAAAGAAATTATGGGTTCAATGCTTTTTGCTATCAACCCCGGTTCTAACTTTGATTCTATGTATGAAGAATATGAACCAGGATCTACACCAAAAGAAGATTATGATGTTGCAACCTTAGTTCAAAATATCACTGTCAGCGATTTAGTAAATTGGGCAAAAGGTGAAGAAGCTAGTGACATTAAAACTTACTTAAACAGCGATACAAGAAAAGATTATCGAATCGAACGTACACAATATGCCACTCCAATTCTTCTTGCTGGCAATTTAACCAGTGAAGAAACAACACAAAAAATGTTGATTGCTTTAAATGAATTCGGTGTAACAAAAGAAAAATATGATAGCTTTGGTTATACCTATGAAGGTGTTAAAAAGAGTACAACAACTTCAATTATCGCCTATCAAGCAAGACTCGATTATGAAATTTCATTGATCAACCGCGATGATTATCAAACAGAAGAAGCTTATAATGCAGCGGTTTTGGAAGCTACAAATAAATTACAAACAGAATTATCCAATGGTTTATTAGATGCTTTACCAAGTGAAGTATCCGATGCTATTGAAGAAATTGGTAAAATGGATTTATATGCTTTAATCGTCGGTTCAATCTTCTTCAAGATGGCTGGTTTATTACTTCCTATCATCTATATCATCATGGTTTCAAATAACCTCATTTCTGGTCAAGTCGATTCTGGAAGTATGCCCTATGTCTTATCTACTTCAACCAAAAGAAAAGAAGTTACATTTACTCAAGCTTGCTATTTGATTGGTTCCTTATTCTTGATGATGTGCGCTACAACAATTACAAGCTGCATATGCTTTGCCTTTGTTGATCCATCGGTAACTGAACTTACGTATGGAGAGTTAATCTTATTAAATCTTGGTGCCTTCATCACATTATTTGCCATCTCTGGTATCAACTTCTTAACTTCTTGTTGGTTTGATAGAAGTAAACGTTCAATGGCTTTAGGCGGTGGCTTCAGCATGTTCTTCCTCGTTGCTACAATGCTCGGTTTATTCGGTTCCCAAGTCATCCCATCAGTTGTTCGTTTAGATGCCTTAAATAATTTCAACTATGTATCTTTGATTACATTGTTTGATTCAGTATCTATTATTAGTGGAACAACAACATTTATCTGGAAGTTAGCAATATTATTTGTTATCGGTCTTGTTGGATATGTCATTGGTTCTATAAGATTTAAAAAGAAAGATTTACCACTATAA
- a CDS encoding pseudouridine synthase (product inferred by homology to UniProt) → MENRLQKIIADRGYCSRRKAEELIQEGKVKVNGETITAMGTKFEDDVTIEIDGKILKPQTKSGYTYLLFNKPLGVLTTMKDDRGRRTIAELIPEKYGRLFPVGRLDIDTSGLIILTDDGNFANLIMHPSGELPKSYLAKITGRITSTELKQLEKGIMLEDGLTAPAKAEIVSVTMEESEVILTIHEGKNREVRRMFEALNHRVKSLERIKIGHLDTKIGRGHFVEIKEQDILKLKNYCLANRKKAGYKD, encoded by the coding sequence ATGGAAAATAGATTACAAAAAATTATTGCTGATCGCGGATATTGTTCCCGCCGCAAAGCTGAAGAATTAATTCAAGAAGGAAAAGTTAAAGTCAATGGCGAAACTATAACTGCTATGGGAACCAAGTTCGAAGATGATGTAACAATAGAAATTGATGGAAAAATATTAAAACCTCAAACTAAATCTGGTTATACCTATCTTCTTTTCAACAAACCATTAGGCGTTTTAACTACCATGAAAGATGATCGAGGCAGAAGAACAATTGCCGAACTTATCCCTGAAAAATATGGAAGACTTTTCCCTGTCGGTCGTTTAGATATCGATACATCAGGTTTAATAATTTTAACCGATGATGGTAATTTTGCTAATTTGATTATGCACCCTTCTGGTGAACTTCCAAAAAGTTATTTAGCTAAAATTACTGGAAGAATAACTTCTACTGAATTGAAACAACTGGAAAAAGGTATCATGCTTGAAGATGGTTTAACCGCCCCTGCTAAAGCTGAAATAGTTTCCGTTACCATGGAAGAAAGCGAAGTCATTCTAACCATTCATGAAGGTAAAAATCGCGAAGTTCGCCGTATGTTTGAAGCTTTAAATCACCGTGTTAAATCTTTGGAAAGAATTAAAATCGGCCACCTTGATACCAAAATTGGTCGTGGCCATTTCGTAGAAATAAAAGAACAAGATATTTTAAAATTAAAAAATTATTGTTTAGCTAATAGAAAAAAAGCTGGATATAAAGATTAA
- a CDS encoding putative uncharacterized protein (product inferred by homology to UniProt) codes for MISTLSLLMIPCLILFTFLLAGIKKVKAYDIFAKGCKDGLNLFTEVFPSVIAMVMAVSLLKSCGILKDLAALLGRIFPSASLIADLTPMVIFRPISGSASIAALSSICASDADSLSCKIASTIQGSTDTTIYVLALYFSSVGITKWKHALPVGLFADFVGMSIAIILGLLFFR; via the coding sequence ATGATATCTACCTTATCTTTATTGATGATTCCCTGCTTAATTTTATTTACATTTTTACTGGCAGGCATAAAAAAAGTTAAAGCTTATGATATTTTTGCTAAAGGATGTAAAGATGGATTAAATCTTTTTACCGAAGTATTTCCTTCGGTGATTGCAATGGTTATGGCGGTATCTTTACTAAAATCTTGTGGAATATTAAAGGATTTGGCTGCTTTGCTTGGAAGGATTTTTCCTTCGGCTAGTCTTATAGCTGATTTGACTCCAATGGTTATATTTCGTCCAATATCAGGGTCAGCATCTATTGCTGCTTTATCCTCAATTTGCGCTAGCGATGCTGATAGTCTTAGCTGTAAAATCGCTTCAACCATTCAAGGATCAACCGATACAACAATTTATGTTTTAGCTCTTTATTTTTCCTCTGTTGGAATTACAAAATGGAAACATGCTCTTCCTGTTGGTTTATTCGCTGATTTTGTCGGTATGTCTATCGCTATTATTCTCGGCTTACTATTTTTTAGATAA
- a CDS encoding putative uncharacterized protein (product inferred by homology to UniProt), which translates to MNKIFIGIAILSLIYGLITGRFMDMANVILSIPEEGLKIAVALVFSAVFWNGIMYILDEVGVIKFIAKLLHPLLHFLMPELDDEQTFKYISTNIAANMFGLGFAATPSGLNAMKRMKSLSKEKEGVATDSMVTFLVLNTAGVTIIPTSVLAIRQMYGSSNPADFVLLGIFSTFMACVAGLWLDRILKKKRMKK; encoded by the coding sequence ATGAATAAAATTTTTATTGGAATTGCTATTTTATCTTTGATCTATGGTCTTATTACCGGGCGCTTTATGGATATGGCTAATGTCATTTTATCCATTCCTGAAGAAGGATTGAAAATTGCTGTTGCCCTTGTTTTTTCCGCAGTCTTCTGGAATGGTATCATGTATATTTTAGATGAAGTAGGAGTTATTAAATTTATAGCTAAATTACTCCATCCATTATTGCATTTTTTAATGCCTGAATTAGATGATGAGCAAACTTTTAAATATATTTCTACAAATATTGCTGCCAATATGTTCGGTCTAGGTTTTGCTGCTACTCCTAGCGGTTTAAATGCTATGAAGAGAATGAAAAGTTTGAGCAAAGAGAAAGAGGGTGTTGCTACCGATTCAATGGTGACATTTCTTGTTTTAAATACTGCTGGAGTTACAATTATCCCCACTTCAGTTTTGGCAATAAGACAAATGTATGGTTCTTCTAATCCGGCTGATTTCGTTCTTCTTGGTATATTTTCAACATTCATGGCTTGTGTAGCTGGATTATGGCTCGACAGAATTTTAAAGAAAAAGAGAATGAAAAAATGA
- a CDS encoding serine-type D-Ala-D-Ala carboxypeptidase (product inferred by homology to UniProt), with the protein MKIIILFFFLIFNSHFVNIKSNIFPDINCSSYIVMNAKTKEVLAGKNINLKRSVASISKIMTAILALESGEIFDMVTIEDKDTKMEGSSIYLKLGDKISILDLTYGLLLRSGNDAASAISRHIEKNDNFALKMNEKAQELNLSDSTFNNPSGLDIDDEGNISTSFDIASLYSYCLENNLFKAIVSTKNYSINNVSWRNKNKLLHRYQYCTGGKTGYTYKAKRTLVTSAKKEDFELVIVTLNCGNDFSIHESLYEYFFNNYYYINFLEKGINYINDKIIKSEKNIGLTIEKNKLNDATYKIYRFDNNNNLLECQLRKNNEILWSRFLNE; encoded by the coding sequence ATGAAAATAATTATCTTATTTTTCTTTCTTATTTTTAATTCTCATTTTGTAAATATCAAAAGCAATATATTTCCTGATATTAATTGTTCTAGCTATATTGTCATGAATGCTAAAACTAAGGAAGTTTTAGCAGGAAAAAATATCAATTTAAAAAGATCTGTTGCTTCAATTTCAAAAATAATGACCGCTATTCTGGCTTTAGAAAGCGGAGAAATCTTCGACATGGTAACCATCGAAGACAAAGATACAAAGATGGAAGGAAGCTCAATATATTTAAAATTAGGAGATAAGATTTCTATATTAGATTTAACCTATGGTCTTTTGCTTCGTTCGGGAAATGATGCTGCTTCGGCTATCAGCAGACATATTGAAAAAAATGATAATTTTGCTTTAAAAATGAATGAAAAAGCACAAGAATTAAATCTATCAGATAGTACTTTTAATAACCCTTCAGGATTAGATATCGATGATGAAGGAAATATTTCTACTAGTTTTGATATTGCTTCTTTATATTCCTATTGTCTTGAAAATAATCTTTTTAAAGCAATTGTCAGCACCAAAAATTATTCCATCAATAATGTTTCTTGGAGAAACAAAAATAAATTACTTCATAGATATCAATATTGTACTGGCGGAAAAACTGGCTATACATATAAAGCCAAAAGAACTTTGGTAACCAGTGCCAAAAAAGAAGATTTTGAACTTGTTATAGTAACTTTAAATTGTGGAAATGACTTTTCTATTCATGAAAGTCTATATGAATATTTTTTTAATAATTATTATTACATTAATTTTTTGGAGAAAGGAATCAATTATATCAACGATAAAATTATCAAAAGTGAAAAAAATATCGGTCTGACAATAGAAAAAAATAAACTTAATGATGCCACATATAAAATTTATAGATTTGATAACAATAATAATCTTTTAGAATGTCAGTTAAGAAAAAATAATGAAATACTTTGGTCGAGGTTTTTAAATGAATAA